The following nucleotide sequence is from Peptostreptococcaceae bacterium.
TTTTGAGCATTTGTAATGAAGTGGGCATGAATATGCCAAAAAGGGTGGAACCGCGGAATAACTTTCGTCCCTTGCTCTAGAGCAAGGGACGGGAGTTTTTATATTTTTAAGGAGGAAAACATGGCTAAAATTGAAAAAAACAAAATGGACAAATTTGTGGCTTTGTCAAAGTCCAGGGGATTCATTTTTCCGGGATCTGAGATTTACGGCGGATTGGCCAATACCTGGGATTATGGTCCGCTGGGCGTAGAATTCAAGAATAATGTAAAAAAGGCATGGTGGAAAAAATTCATTCAAGAGTCGCCATACAATGTAGGAGTGGATGCGGCAATACTTATGAATCCTCAAACATGGGTGGCTTCTGGTCATGTAGGAGGCTTTAGTGACCCTCTCATGGACTGCAAGAATTGCAAATCGAGGTTCAGGGCTGACAAGTTGATTGAGGGCTATATTGCCGAAAACGGAAAAGAACCGGAAGTAGTAGATGGTTGGTCAAAGAATAAAATGGAGGAATATATACGAGACGAGGGAGTTAAATGCCCCGAATGCGGCAGCAGCGACTTTACTGAAATACGTCAATTCAATTTGATGTTCAAGACATTCCAGGGCGTAGTAGAGGATTCGATGGCGGAGATATATCTTAGACCCGAAACAGCCCAAGGGATATTTGTAAATTTTCGAAGTATACAGAGAAGTTCTAGGAAAAAGATACCATTTGGGATAGGCCAAATAGGAAAGTCGTTCAGAAATGAAATAACACCGGGCAACTATACTTTCAGGACAAGGGAATTCGAACAAATGGAACTCGAATTTTTCTGTGCGCCGGGAGAAGATCTGAAATGGTTTGAATATTGGAAGAATTTTTGTAAAAATTGGTTGGATATGCTTGGAATGGACATGGAGAATATTAGGTTAAGGGATCATGAAAAAGAAGAATTGTCCCATTACAGCAACGCTACTACCGATTTTGAATACAATTTCCCATTCGGATGGGGAGAGCTTTGGGGCCTTGCAGATAGGACTGATTACGACCTAAAACAGCACATAGAGCATTCGGGCGTAGACATGAGATATCAGGATCCGGTAACGAATGAAAAATACATCCCGTATTGCATAGAACCTTCATTAGGCGCGGACAGAGTTGCATTGGCATTTTTGTTGGATGCATACAATGAGGAGCAATTGGAAGACGGAACAGAACGCGTCGTTATGAAGCTGCATCCTTTCCTTTCACCGTTCAAGGCTGCGATATTCCCTCTTTCCAAGAAATTGAGCGAAGAGGCTAAAAATGTTTACACTATGATATCAAAGCACCACAATGTTGATTATGACGAGTCTGGCAGTATTGGCAAGAGGTATAGACGCCATGATGAAATAGGGACTCCATATTGCATAACAATAGATTTCGACACATTGGAAGATGAATCCGTAACCGTAAGGGATAGAGATACGATGGAACAGAAGAGAATGCCTATAGAGGAATTGATACAATTTTTGAACGAAAAAACAATGTTTTAAAAAGCAGGCCATTTGGCCTGCTTTTTTTTCAAAAATAATATATAACACAACGTTATTTCTGTTATAATAACAAATAGTGTAACATATAAAACGAAAAGAGGTGATTGAAATCCAATACAACGATAGGCAAAAGCGCATTATTGAAATCGTAAAAGAGCATCAGCCTGTAACCAGCGAAAAAATATCGAATCTTCTTAATGTCAACAGGTCGACTATTAGGCCCGATCTTTCAATACTTGTAATGACTGGGATACTTGATGCCCGGCCGAAAGTCGGTTATCTGTATGTTGGAGATCAGGAAGACAAGGTCATAGCCAACCACATACGAAATGTTAAAGTGAACGACCTAAAGTCAATCCCGGTTGTGGTGGATGAAAAAACAATGGTATACGATGCCATCGTTTTCATGTTCATGAAAGATGTGGGTACTATATATGTGACTTCGAAGGGATATTTGAGCGGAGTTGTTTCAAGAAAGGATTTCTTGAAGACGGCAATAGGCGGCAACGATATAAGAAAAATTCCGGTCAATGTAGTAATGACCAGAATGCCCAATCTTATAATAGCATTTTCTAACGAATCAATATATGAAGCAGCACAAAAATTGATAAGTTGTGAAATAGACAGTTTGCCGGTTGTTGAGAGACTCATAATTGACAATGCAGAAGTCTATAAAGTAGTGGGCAGAATATCTAAAACAAATATAACCAAATTTTTCGTAGAATTGGGAACAAAAGAATTTGGAGGGCTTTATGATGCATAATCAGATTGTTATTTTCATAGTTTCGGATTCCATTGGAGAAACAGCTGAACAGGTCGTCAGAGCAGTATTGGGTCAATTCAAAGGAAATGATTATGTACTCAAGAGATACGCCTTCACCGATACTGAAGATAAAATTTATAATTTGATAGACGAAGCAGATGAGCAGAATGCAGTTGTTGCTTTTACAATAGTCGTACCTGAACTGAGGAACCTTATGGTTGAAGAGTGCGAGTCCCGGGGGGTAGTATACAACGATATACTTAGTCCGATGATTGGTACATTCAAAAGAGCCATAGGCACTGAGCCTTTGAATCAGCCCGGTACGATAAGAAGGCTTGATGACAAGTATTTTAAAAAGGTGGAAGCAATTGAATTTGCGGTAAAGTATGACGACGGGAAAGATCCTCGAGGTATTAAGAAAGCTGATATTGTTCTTATTGGCGTATCCAGGACATCAAAGACTCCGCTAAGCATGTATCTGGCTCACAAGAACATAAGGGTTGCAAACATACCGTTGGTTCCTGAAGTTCCTGTTCCGGATGAATTGTTTGAGATATCTTCAAAGCGTATCATTGGATTGATTACAGATCCCGAAAAACTCAATGCAATACGATTGGAAAGGCTTAAAAGCATGGGACTTAGCAATAGTGCGGTTTATGCAGACATGAACAGAATAATGGAAGAATTGGAATATGCCGAGAAATTAATGAGAAAAATAGGATGCCCTTTCATCGATGTTTCGAATAAAGCAATTGAAGAAAGTGCAAATACTATTATTCAAATAATGAAGGAAACCAATATTTATTAAAAGGGGAGGGCAATACAGTGAGCGAATTTGTATATCTTTTCAGTGAAGGAAACAAAGATCTGAAAAGCCTTTTGGGGGGAAAAGGCGCAAATCTGGCGGAAATGAAAAACATAGGGTTGCCAGTGCCCGAAGGTTTTACTATCACAACGGAAGCATGCAACAATTATTATGAAGAAGGCAAGAAACTAAAAGACTCAATAAAACAGGAAATTTTCGATAAGATTGGCAAGTTGGAATGCATGACAGGAAAGAATTTTGGAGATAATTCCAATCCCTTGCTGGTATCCGTACGTTCCGGAGCGGTTGTTTCTATGCCGGGGATGATGGATACGGTATTGAACCTTGGTTTGAACGATATTGCGGTCGATGGCTTGGCCAAGCTTACGGATAACGAGCGATTTGCTTATGACAGCTATAGAAGATTCATACAGATGTTTTCCGATGTTGTATTAAGCATACATAAGTATAAGTTCGATGCAGTTTTGGACAATGCAAAAGAAGAACGCGGATATTCAAACGATACTGAGCTGACAGTTGAAGACCTTAAGAAAATAATAAATAAATACAAAGCAATAGTAAAAAAAGAGACAGGTGAAGATTTTTCTCAAGAGCCGAAAGAACAATTGTTAAAAGCTGTTGAGGCTGTTTTTGATTCATGGAACAATAAAAGGGCGATTACCTACAGAAGAATAAACAATATTCCAAATCATTATGGTACGGCAGTAAATGTACAATCCATGGTATTCGGAAATATGGGGGAAGATTCAGGCACGGGTGTTGCATTTACAAGGAATCCTTCAACGGGTGAAAATAAGGTTTTTGGCGAATTTTTGATGAATGCTCAAGGGGAAGATGTGGTTGCAGGAATAAGAACGCCCAAGTCAATCGACGAGCTTAAGGATGTAATGCCTAGTGTGTACAGCGAGTTCATTGACATAGCGAAAAAACTTGAAAACCATTATAGAGAGACACAGGACATAGAATTCACAATAGAAAAAGGAAAATTATTCCTGCTTCAGACACGTACTGGAAAGAGAACAGCTTTTGCTGCGGTAAACATTGCCGTTGATATGGTAAACGAGGGCCTTATAGAAAAAGAAGAAGCCTTGCTTAGAATTAAACCGGAACAAATTGATCAATTGTTGCATCCGACCTTTGACGAAAAGGAATTGGCGGAATGCAAATCGATAGCAAAAGGGTTGCCGGCGTCACCTGGAGCGGCTTCCGGAAAGGTCTATTTCACTGCTGAGGCGGTTGTTAAAGCCATAGCAAATGGCAGCAAAGGAATACTTGTAAGGATGGAAACATCTCCGGAAGACATTGAAGGCATGGCTGTCGCCGAGGGCGTGCTGACTTCAAGAGGCGGAATGACATCCCATGCTGCAGTTGTTGCAAGGGGAATGGGCAAGTGTTGCATTGCAGGTTGCGGAGAAATCAATGTAGATGAGAAAAACCGAATATTTACTGTTGGAGAAAAAGTATTCAAGGAAGGCGACTATATTTCTTTGAATGGAAAAACGGGCGATGTTTACGAGGGAGTCATAAAAACAAGCAAGGCGCATCTGAGCGGCAGCTTTGCAAAGATAATGGAATTGGCTGATGAAGTCAGAAGCCTTGGAATAAGGACGAATGCAGATACACCGAAGGATGCGCAAGCCGCGGTGGAATTTGGTGCAGAGGGTATTGGATTGTGCAGGACCGAGCATATGTTCTTTGATGAAAAGAGAATCAATTATGTCAGGCAAATGATTGTTGCTGACGACGTTTTGCAGCGAAAGAAAGCCTTAGCACATCTTCTGCCTTTCCAAATGGAAGATTTTGAAGGCATTTTCAAAGCCATGATGGAGCGTCCTGTAACAATAAGACTGCTTGACCCGCCTCTTCATGAGTTCCTTCCAAAAGATGAAGAGGAAATAAGAGATCTTTCAGCAAAAATAGGCGTTGAATTTGAACGATTAAAGGAAAAAGTGGCAAGTCTAAAAGAAATTAATCCTATGCTGGGACATAGAGGTTGCAGGCTTTCAATAACATATCCGGAAATCTATGAAATGCAAGTTGAGGCTATTGCGAAGGCGGCAATTAATGTAAAAGCCCAGACCGGTTTAAACATAAAACCGGAGATTATGATTCCATTGGTTGGACATGAAAATGAAATAAAGTACAACCGTGAATTGGTAATCCGAACAATAGATAAAGTTCTTGCGGAAACGGGAGCATCTTTGGAATATATGATAGGAACAATGATCGAAGTTCCGCGAGCTGCCGTGACGGCTGATGAAATAGCGAAATATGCCGAATTTTTCTCATTTGGAACAAATGATCTGACGCAAATGGGATTCGGATTTTCCAGAGACGATGCCGGCAAGTTTATCAATGAATATGTTCAAAAGAACATATTCGAATGCGACCCGTTCGCAAAGCTCGATCAAAAGGGAATAGGGAAATTGATGACCATTGCAATCGAGCTAGGAAGAAAAACTAGGCCGGGTATTAAACTTGGTATTTGCGGAGAGCATGGTGGAGAACCTGATTCCATAGACTTTTGTTATAGGATAGGGCTTGATTATGTATCATGTTCACCGTATAGAGTGCCGATTGCACGATTGGCAGCTGCCCAGGCAGTTATAAGGAATAGGTAAAGAGCTAGCAGAATAGAGATACGAAAAACCCTTTAAAAAGAGCCGATACGTTCTTTTTAAAGGGTTTTTCGTTTTATTGTTGTATATATATATATATACCAATAAAAGCGGAATGGAGGCCGAGAGATGAAACCAAGACTGGAATATGAACAAAGGGAAAAAGAATGGCTTTCTGATAAAGCTTGTCTTTCATCTCGAACTCTTGGGAGAAGGAAAGAGGAAATCCCTTGCGATATCAGAACCGATTTTCAGAGAGACCGGGATAGGGTTATACATTCAAAATCATTTAGAAGGCTTAAACATAAAACACAAGTTTTTCTTTCGCCTGAAGGAGACCACTACAGGACGCGTATGACGCATACCTTGGAAGTGGCACAGATTTCAAGAACTATAGCAAGGGCTCTTAGATTGAATGAGGACCTAACGGAGGCTATTGCAATGGCGCATGATTTGGGGCATACACCGTTCGGTCATTGCGGAGAAACGGTTTTGAACCAAATTTATCCGGGCGGGTTTATTCACAATGAGCAAAGTCTAAGGGTCGTGGATTTGCTTGAAGAGGGTAGATATGAAGGTTTTGGGTTAAATTTAACAGATGAAGTAAGGGATGGAATTCTCCATCACAATGGAAAGCAGGAATGCAAAACATTGGAGGGTGACATCGTTCGTCTGAGCGACAGGATTGCATATATAAACCATGATATTGATGACGCAACGAGGGCTGGAATGCTTGAAATAACACAAATCCCAAAGGGATGCTTGGATTGTCTGGGAGAAAGCCATGGGGAACGCATAAATACAATGGTGGTAGATGTGATAGAAAACAGTATGAATAGGGAATATATTAGAATGAGCGAACAAGTCGCTTATCATACGAATAAATTGAGGGATTTCATGTTTGAACATATATACTTGAATCCGAAAGCAAAAGGTGAAGAGGTAAAGGCACAAAGAATAATCGAACAGCTTTACGACTATTTTACTGTTCATCAAGAAGAACTGCCGGAAAATATCAGAAGAGAAAGTGGTCATTTAGAGGGCGTTAAAGACTATATTGCCGGAATGTCAGATAGATATGCTATCAAGAAGTTCAAGGACATATATATTCCGGAATATTGGGTGTAAAAATTTAAGATTCCGACTATTTAAGTAAAAGCAGGGAAATAGAAAAATTTGCAGAAATAAAGTAATTCGTCAAATTTGCGGGGTGGATTAAGATGCATAGGTCCTACACGGACGCTTTAATTGAAGAAGTGGGAAACAGGTCTGACATTGTAGCCGTGGTTTCTCAATATATAAAACTGAAAAAGACAGGCAAAAATCATAAAGGACTATGCCCTTTCCATAATGAAAAAACGCCTTCTTTTATAGTGTCGGAGGATAGGCAAAGATATCATTGCTTTGGTTGCGGAGCTTCAGGAGATGTAATAGAATTCGTAATGAACATGGAAAAACTTGATTTTGTAGATGCCCTCGAGTATATAGCAGAGCAAAACGGGATTCGGCTAGAGGATTATCTGAAGAAACATGATAATACTAAGGTTGTAATGGACAAAACCGTATTGTATGAATTAATGAGGGAAGCTGCAATTTACTACTATAGCAACCTTAAAAAAAGCGCGGAAGCGCTAGGTTATCTCAAAAAAAGGGAAATAAAAGCAAAAACCGTCAAAAATTTTGGATTGGGATTTGCAACCGAAAGCTGGGATGGAGCGATAAAATATCTTAATCAAAACAAGGGCTATTCGCTTCGGGATTTGGAAAGATGCGGCTTGATTATTAAAAGAGAAAAAAGCTCCGGTTATTATGATCGTTTCAGAAATAGAATCATGTTTCCCATATTCGATATACGGGGCCGCGTTGTGGGATTTGGAGGACGTGTGCTCGATGACAGTCTACCAAAGTATTTGAATTCGCCCGAGACCGAACTTTTCAATAAAAGGGGTTTGCTGTTTGGATTGAATTTTGCTAAACGATTTACAGGAAATGAAAAAAAAATCGTGATTGTGGAAGGATACATGGATGTAATAGCTTTGCACTCGAGAGGAATACAGAATGCGGTAGCATCTTTGGGAACGGCTCTAACGGAAGACCATGCGAATTTGCTTAAGCGCTATGGCAAGGAATTAATTTTGTCGTACGATTCTGATTCGGCTGGAGAAAATGCAACGGAAAAAGCCGTGGGGATACTGGAAAAAACTCTTTGCAAGATAAAAGTGATTCATTTGGAAGGTGCGAAGGATCCGGATGAGTATGTCAAAAAAAATGGAATAGATGCGTATCTCGATGAAATTAAATATGCATTGCCTGCTCTAGATTATAGGATATTTTTGCTGAGAAAAAGGTTTGAAATGACTTCTCCTCAGGAACGAATTGAATATATGGAAGAGCTTAAAGCGCTATTTGATACGGTTCCAGACCTTTTGCAGAAAGAAGTTTATCTAAAAAAAATAAAAAACGAAGAGCCTGAAATAGGGGGGCTTCTTGAAAAAGCTATGAAGCGGAATTCGGGGGGGAAGAAAAAAAGGGCGAGTGAATCGAACCGAGTGTACAAGGTCGACAGCGACAAGAAATATGAAACTGAACGTATTTTTCTAGGGCTGCTTATGACAGGAAAAGAAGTGCTTCGAGGCGTTGAAAGAATAATAGAAGATTCGGATTTCGCGTTGGATACGCATAGAGATCTGTATAGGGCGCTATGCCGTAGTTATGATACACATGACATTATAAGCAGAGAAGACATGACTAATGATCTAGATATCGAAAGCATTGAGGAGCTAACGAAAATCTTTGCAATAGATACTGATTCGATAATTTCGGAGAAAAATACTCGCGAGATTCTTTACGGATGCCTGGTTTCGATGCGTATGAGCAGGATAGAGAATGAACTGAAGGGATTTGATAAAAATAAGCTTGAAAAAGAAGGAGATTTGATAAGGATTAAAGAACTATATAACGAACTGAATCGTTACAGAAATTTGAGAAGCCGGATGGATGCATTGAAAGAATCTGATTTGTTGCCACCGGGGCAAAAGAAGGGAGGGGAGTCAAATTAAAAGTCCAAAAGAAAAGAAAAAAAATGATGAAAATATTTCGTTGCTTGTGCAAAAGGGAAAGAAAAAAGGTACGTTGACATATTCTGAGATTGCCGAAGCATTTGAGGAAATAGACTTGGACAAAGATGAAATAGAAGAGATTTATGACTCTTTAACTTCTGCAGGAGTTGAAATCCTAGGTGACAAAGACGAGATAATCGGTTTGGCCGACGATGAAGAAATAAGTCATAAAGAGGTAAAAGAGAAGGAAATCGCAGTACCTAAGGGCGTAAACATAGACGATCCGGTTAGAATGTATTTGAAAGAAATAGGGAAGGTGCCCCTTTTGACTGCGACCGAGGAAATAGAGTTGGCGCAGGGAATGGAAGCAGGAGACGAAGAATCTAGAAGAAAGCTGTGTGAAGCTAATCTAAGGCTTGTTGTGAGCATAGCCAAGAGGTATGTTGGAAGAGGTATGCTTTTCCTTGATTTAATCCAGGAAGGAAATTTGGGGCTCATTAAGGCAGTAGAAAAATTCGATTGGCGAAAAGGCTATAAATTTAGCACTTACGCTACCTGGTGGATTAGGCAGGCAATCACTAGAGCGATTGCAGATCAGGCGAGAACAATAAGAATACCTGTTCATATGGTTGAAACAATTAACAAGCTTATTCGTGTATCTAGGCAGTTGCTTCAGGAACTTGGCAGGGAGCCGAAGCCCGAGGAGATTGCCGAAGAAATGGATATGCCGGTAGAAAAAGTAAGAGAAATACTTAAGATAGCACAGGAACCTGTATCGCTCGAAACACCTATAGGGGAAGAAGAAGATAGTCATCTTGGGGATTTCATACCCGATATTGATGCGCCTGCACCTGCTGAGGCTGCTGCTTTTTCGATGCTTAAGGAACAGCTGATAGAAGTTCTTGACACATTGACACCGCGTGAGCAAAAGGTTTTGAAACTGCGATTTGGTCTTGAAGACGGAAGAGCGAGAACACTTGAGGAAGTAGGCAAAAAATTTGATGTGACAAGAGAACGAATCCGTCAGATTGAGGCAAAGGCATTAAGAAAGCTTAAACACCCAAGCCGAAGCAAGAAACTTAAAGATTATCTGGAATAAAGATTCGCATATGCGAATCTTTATTTTTGAGGAGGATTTCAATTGAAATTGGACCCAAGGCTGCAGGCAATAGCTGAATATGTAAAAAAAGGTGAATCTGTTGCCGATATAGGAACGGACCATGGATATATACCGATATATTTGGCAGAAAACGGTATAAGTTCAAAAGTCTTTGCGACTGATGTAAACAAAGGTCCTTTGAACAATGCAAAAGGGATAGTAAAAACGCAGGGCTTTGAGGAAATAATAGTGCTAAGGCTCGGAAATGGATTGGCACCTGTAATTGGCGAAAAGATCGACAAGATCATCATT
It contains:
- a CDS encoding glycine--tRNA ligase, with product MAKIEKNKMDKFVALSKSRGFIFPGSEIYGGLANTWDYGPLGVEFKNNVKKAWWKKFIQESPYNVGVDAAILMNPQTWVASGHVGGFSDPLMDCKNCKSRFRADKLIEGYIAENGKEPEVVDGWSKNKMEEYIRDEGVKCPECGSSDFTEIRQFNLMFKTFQGVVEDSMAEIYLRPETAQGIFVNFRSIQRSSRKKIPFGIGQIGKSFRNEITPGNYTFRTREFEQMELEFFCAPGEDLKWFEYWKNFCKNWLDMLGMDMENIRLRDHEKEELSHYSNATTDFEYNFPFGWGELWGLADRTDYDLKQHIEHSGVDMRYQDPVTNEKYIPYCIEPSLGADRVALAFLLDAYNEEQLEDGTERVVMKLHPFLSPFKAAIFPLSKKLSEEAKNVYTMISKHHNVDYDESGSIGKRYRRHDEIGTPYCITIDFDTLEDESVTVRDRDTMEQKRMPIEELIQFLNEKTMF
- a CDS encoding helix-turn-helix transcriptional regulator; translated protein: MIEIQYNDRQKRIIEIVKEHQPVTSEKISNLLNVNRSTIRPDLSILVMTGILDARPKVGYLYVGDQEDKVIANHIRNVKVNDLKSIPVVVDEKTMVYDAIVFMFMKDVGTIYVTSKGYLSGVVSRKDFLKTAIGGNDIRKIPVNVVMTRMPNLIIAFSNESIYEAAQKLISCEIDSLPVVERLIIDNAEVYKVVGRISKTNITKFFVELGTKEFGGLYDA
- a CDS encoding kinase/pyrophosphorylase translates to MMHNQIVIFIVSDSIGETAEQVVRAVLGQFKGNDYVLKRYAFTDTEDKIYNLIDEADEQNAVVAFTIVVPELRNLMVEECESRGVVYNDILSPMIGTFKRAIGTEPLNQPGTIRRLDDKYFKKVEAIEFAVKYDDGKDPRGIKKADIVLIGVSRTSKTPLSMYLAHKNIRVANIPLVPEVPVPDELFEISSKRIIGLITDPEKLNAIRLERLKSMGLSNSAVYADMNRIMEELEYAEKLMRKIGCPFIDVSNKAIEESANTIIQIMKETNIY
- a CDS encoding pyruvate, phosphate dikinase — encoded protein: MSEFVYLFSEGNKDLKSLLGGKGANLAEMKNIGLPVPEGFTITTEACNNYYEEGKKLKDSIKQEIFDKIGKLECMTGKNFGDNSNPLLVSVRSGAVVSMPGMMDTVLNLGLNDIAVDGLAKLTDNERFAYDSYRRFIQMFSDVVLSIHKYKFDAVLDNAKEERGYSNDTELTVEDLKKIINKYKAIVKKETGEDFSQEPKEQLLKAVEAVFDSWNNKRAITYRRINNIPNHYGTAVNVQSMVFGNMGEDSGTGVAFTRNPSTGENKVFGEFLMNAQGEDVVAGIRTPKSIDELKDVMPSVYSEFIDIAKKLENHYRETQDIEFTIEKGKLFLLQTRTGKRTAFAAVNIAVDMVNEGLIEKEEALLRIKPEQIDQLLHPTFDEKELAECKSIAKGLPASPGAASGKVYFTAEAVVKAIANGSKGILVRMETSPEDIEGMAVAEGVLTSRGGMTSHAAVVARGMGKCCIAGCGEINVDEKNRIFTVGEKVFKEGDYISLNGKTGDVYEGVIKTSKAHLSGSFAKIMELADEVRSLGIRTNADTPKDAQAAVEFGAEGIGLCRTEHMFFDEKRINYVRQMIVADDVLQRKKALAHLLPFQMEDFEGIFKAMMERPVTIRLLDPPLHEFLPKDEEEIRDLSAKIGVEFERLKEKVASLKEINPMLGHRGCRLSITYPEIYEMQVEAIAKAAINVKAQTGLNIKPEIMIPLVGHENEIKYNRELVIRTIDKVLAETGASLEYMIGTMIEVPRAAVTADEIAKYAEFFSFGTNDLTQMGFGFSRDDAGKFINEYVQKNIFECDPFAKLDQKGIGKLMTIAIELGRKTRPGIKLGICGEHGGEPDSIDFCYRIGLDYVSCSPYRVPIARLAAAQAVIRNR
- a CDS encoding deoxyguanosinetriphosphate triphosphohydrolase — protein: MKPRLEYEQREKEWLSDKACLSSRTLGRRKEEIPCDIRTDFQRDRDRVIHSKSFRRLKHKTQVFLSPEGDHYRTRMTHTLEVAQISRTIARALRLNEDLTEAIAMAHDLGHTPFGHCGETVLNQIYPGGFIHNEQSLRVVDLLEEGRYEGFGLNLTDEVRDGILHHNGKQECKTLEGDIVRLSDRIAYINHDIDDATRAGMLEITQIPKGCLDCLGESHGERINTMVVDVIENSMNREYIRMSEQVAYHTNKLRDFMFEHIYLNPKAKGEEVKAQRIIEQLYDYFTVHQEELPENIRRESGHLEGVKDYIAGMSDRYAIKKFKDIYIPEYWV
- a CDS encoding DNA primase, whose translation is MHRSYTDALIEEVGNRSDIVAVVSQYIKLKKTGKNHKGLCPFHNEKTPSFIVSEDRQRYHCFGCGASGDVIEFVMNMEKLDFVDALEYIAEQNGIRLEDYLKKHDNTKVVMDKTVLYELMREAAIYYYSNLKKSAEALGYLKKREIKAKTVKNFGLGFATESWDGAIKYLNQNKGYSLRDLERCGLIIKREKSSGYYDRFRNRIMFPIFDIRGRVVGFGGRVLDDSLPKYLNSPETELFNKRGLLFGLNFAKRFTGNEKKIVIVEGYMDVIALHSRGIQNAVASLGTALTEDHANLLKRYGKELILSYDSDSAGENATEKAVGILEKTLCKIKVIHLEGAKDPDEYVKKNGIDAYLDEIKYALPALDYRIFLLRKRFEMTSPQERIEYMEELKALFDTVPDLLQKEVYLKKIKNEEPEIGGLLEKAMKRNSGGKKKRASESNRVYKVDSDKKYETERIFLGLLMTGKEVLRGVERIIEDSDFALDTHRDLYRALCRSYDTHDIISREDMTNDLDIESIEELTKIFAIDTDSIISEKNTREILYGCLVSMRMSRIENELKGFDKNKLEKEGDLIRIKELYNELNRYRNLRSRMDALKESDLLPPGQKKGGESN
- the rpoD gene encoding RNA polymerase sigma factor RpoD encodes the protein MKSPKEKKKNDENISLLVQKGKKKGTLTYSEIAEAFEEIDLDKDEIEEIYDSLTSAGVEILGDKDEIIGLADDEEISHKEVKEKEIAVPKGVNIDDPVRMYLKEIGKVPLLTATEEIELAQGMEAGDEESRRKLCEANLRLVVSIAKRYVGRGMLFLDLIQEGNLGLIKAVEKFDWRKGYKFSTYATWWIRQAITRAIADQARTIRIPVHMVETINKLIRVSRQLLQELGREPKPEEIAEEMDMPVEKVREILKIAQEPVSLETPIGEEEDSHLGDFIPDIDAPAPAEAAAFSMLKEQLIEVLDTLTPREQKVLKLRFGLEDGRARTLEEVGKKFDVTRERIRQIEAKALRKLKHPSRSKKLKDYLE